The genomic segment CCTGGAATATTTTCGATGATTATTGGAATCCGGAAAATATCCGAGAGATTTACAAACACCTGCACCATGGGGGTAAACCGGGTTTAGGCCCAGGAGTACCCCAGGCCCAGGCAGCATACCTGCAAGGTTATAATGGAAGATGGAGTGGAGACTTCGGAAATAATAAGGATTTTCAGGTGGTCCGAAATCCGGCCGGCATCGATCTGGCCGATGGAACTTTCTGGGATGATCTAAAAATGAAAGATAACGATTGGATTACGGTGGAGTTTCTCTGGAGACCGGATGTCAGAGTAGGAAGCCAGGTCCAGACGACCACAGGGTTGAACGTACGATCAACCCCAGCAGGGACCCGGATAGGTCAGGTGCCTAAAGGTGCCCGTGGAACCCTCACAGGAGGTCCAGAAGGAGCTTCTTACCTGGGGACCTTCTATGTATGGTGGAAGATTCGATGGGATAATGGCCTTACAGGATGGTCTGTAGAAAATTGGCTGACGCCCTATAAACCGGTCGCATCAAAGCAGCTTTTCGACTTTAATCAAGATAACCAAACAGACATTCTGTGGCAACTCCCGGATGGACGTATCTACGTATGGTTTATGAAAGGAACCACCCAAAATGGAGGGAATTATCTTACTCTCACCCCCTTTGATTCGAGCTGGAAAATCGTCGCCACAGGAGATTTTAACCAAGATGGACAGGTGGATTTGATCGGACAAAATAAGACAGGTTTACTCTACCTGTGGTTTATGAAGGGTATCCTGGGAAGTAGCGGCAGGTATCTCAATACCAGCCCAACCGATTCAAACTGGCAAATTGTTGCTACCGGGGATTTCAACGGGGATGGACAGACGGATATTCTCTGGCAACATAAAGATGGATGGCTCTATGTCTGGTTCATGAAGGGAATTCTTCAGAATGGAGGGACTTATTTGAACCCTAATAGAAACGATCCAAGCTGGAAAATGGTGGGAATCGGAGATTTTAATCAGGATAACTCTCCAGATATCCTCTGGCAACATCTGAATGGACGTATTTACCTATGGCTCCTGAAGGGTACAACCCTACAAAAAGGCGTTTACCCCAATCCCAATCTGTTGGATTCAAACTGGAAGGTCATCGGAACAGGAGACTTCAACCAAGACGGTCAACCTGACCTCCTCTGGGAGGATAAGAACGGTCGACTGGTCATATGGCTTATGAATGGAACCACCTTAAATCGAAGTGTTTCTCCCAGCCCAGGCTCAGTTAATTCCACCTGGAGGGCGATCGGCCCCAAATAGAAAATCTTTTCCTTGACGTAGATCTTCCACACGCCATAAATTAACCCTAGTTCTATTTACTGTTTCTTTAATCCTGTTTGCGAACTTTGTACTTTCTCCATAAAACTTTATCCTCATAAGTTAGAGAAGAAGGGTATAAAGAACGCGAAAATAAGAAATATCAGAAACGTATTAAAACAAGATAGATATGGAAACAGAGGATTTCTATAAAAACCTTCGAAAGAAAGTCCAGGATTGGGCAGCCCATGAAGGAAAAAACAGTAAATGGATAGAATACGTCCTGTTGGCACCGGATTTATTCTATCTACTCTGTAAGCTCATGTTCGATTCAAGAGTTCCATCAGGCCATAAAGCGAAACTTGGCCTTGCTCTGGCCTATTATGTCTCTCCTGTGGATGTTATTCCTGAGTTCCTGCTAGGCCCCTTGGGATACCTGGATGATATTGCCGTCAGTGCTTATGCTTTAAACCTGATGTTGAATACCCTGGATCCAAATATTATAAAAGAAAATTGGCCTGGAGAAGG from the Candidatus Limnocylindrales bacterium genome contains:
- a CDS encoding FG-GAP-like repeat-containing protein; translated protein: MKQNSLWVILLLLLDILASEPVFSQTEGYTSLSADQLVGNVYGTVTDAVTSKPIPDADIFLLDPSTRRGPTDYVIHTDKGDIPLPPLQSAVRAGVTNKQGEFLINSVPTPFPFKLYTIVIRASGYNPCVIDQARVLPGAAMSLKVTCRLTRVTRGIQTAILFKGDDPRAPVRYRHQEVVVRAIPKVRGLERKGLGYQIFATREGLVGGTTANGHVIKPRDHFVALPSYRALNANDRTYDFQVRLTYKGRSVVAPVWDVGPWNIFDDYWNPENIREIYKHLHHGGKPGLGPGVPQAQAAYLQGYNGRWSGDFGNNKDFQVVRNPAGIDLADGTFWDDLKMKDNDWITVEFLWRPDVRVGSQVQTTTGLNVRSTPAGTRIGQVPKGARGTLTGGPEGASYLGTFYVWWKIRWDNGLTGWSVENWLTPYKPVASKQLFDFNQDNQTDILWQLPDGRIYVWFMKGTTQNGGNYLTLTPFDSSWKIVATGDFNQDGQVDLIGQNKTGLLYLWFMKGILGSSGRYLNTSPTDSNWQIVATGDFNGDGQTDILWQHKDGWLYVWFMKGILQNGGTYLNPNRNDPSWKMVGIGDFNQDNSPDILWQHLNGRIYLWLLKGTTLQKGVYPNPNLLDSNWKVIGTGDFNQDGQPDLLWEDKNGRLVIWLMNGTTLNRSVSPSPGSVNSTWRAIGPK
- a CDS encoding DUF1232 domain-containing protein, translated to METEDFYKNLRKKVQDWAAHEGKNSKWIEYVLLAPDLFYLLCKLMFDSRVPSGHKAKLGLALAYYVSPVDVIPEFLLGPLGYLDDIAVSAYALNLMLNTLDPNIIKENWPGEGDILEWVKKIVAQADQMVGSGLWNRIKQNLESK